A stretch of Besnoitia besnoiti strain Bb-Ger1 chromosome III, whole genome shotgun sequence DNA encodes these proteins:
- a CDS encoding DHHC zinc finger domain-containing protein (encoded by transcript BESB_049790), translating to MATSAAAPAPLLSARGVVKAAQKKLRSAAVFAAELPLCRWIASLARASLAQRRPSACHSPLCSLCRQAAGQEGGEAPAARPLRQLSRAPAGGGEPPCKSAETAGALCPPCASASLGQAAAAAARASGCPHCAAASGVRTPHAGRPRGARCFFGVRVSGRLSLGSLRLCGLVNACFRVVSRLLPPFAFLLLVFATAVYFAVAQPAMQLAASKASSTPFPLLLPQLIHPPLTPEEEDASPAESCAGETPTPGAAARLLFAVGHLLAAVPLCTYFGLFLLFNVLYNFYFACAVDAGAPPVLEAVKRDEETGFAEEIFVYTTAAGEKRAVSLLRAAAAGSDAAPELWERPAACERSVVLPPHSGGEPAESSKCRKAGRRRTEAAREEAETQTEKGDSRSGLSLDTSPSTAASSPGVAATELVARAAQDAAAAVAASRREGEAEGRALDSGLLACAESFALPASRAAVSAPGAGVAELAKRIRNAASTCPSSSSLSSMRSASPARSAPVCSSSAEEAAGLSADLLSASAASSAASLSLAVGCAASSPQRLSAPTSSLLPHCGKCGAVRPPRTHHCRVCSRCVLRQDHHCPWLGQCVGLHNRRFFVLFLFFLFLLMIFSLWSMRFALFGAFAFRKIAAESRAHHARVALEQLAVMRRMRFIQRELEGTLSPWEKEEEEAQAANEPLDGQELLLQPLVSAGQDAQLLPLGDGPRDLRGFLSLLFSFSLQRLLFFPLALVNVLFAPARGAQDGAPPTFSRRVFSAEEERDIRALVDALVATLEKRHGGETERSGAQSGDFVSAAVAEVRGEDAPATSPPPERAVRDAAQEAFRLARRFAEQTVGPAPYSRATLAAVEVLLRCEQQAADGERRGGDAPWAWQVWCRHAVLFVGILALNVGVATAALLTLQIYLLLGNQTTVELHINCATRRRLRDSPLPPAAPASSSAPSDVLGGVCRAAACDSGTRSGEDAAELRGSVTARDLSLLGFLSLCLRSASPSALLPFHRGVRRNLREVFGPSQFPLFLFPYLARPPEVSAEELLGGAAARGAARQKPE from the exons ATGGCCACGTCCGCTGCTGcacccgcgccgctgctctccgcgcgcggcgtggtgaaggcggcgcagaagaagctgcggagTGCGGCGGTCTTCGCGGCGGAGTTGCCGCTGTGTCGGTGGATAGCTTCCCTCGCGcgagcctctctcgcgcaaCGGCGGCCGTCTGCGTGTCACTCTCCCCTCTGCTCACTCTGTCGGCAGGCCGCAGGTcaggagggcggcgaagcgccggctgcgcggcctctgaggcagctgtcgcgcgcgcctgcggggggTGGCGAGCCACCCTGCAAGTCTGCAGAGACCGCTGGCGCTCTCTgtccgccctgcgcctccgcctcgctggggcaggctgcggccgctgcggcgcgcgcgtcgggctGCCCGCactgcgcggcggcttcgggtgtacgtacaccgcacGCGGGCAGGCCACGGGGGGCGCGTTGCTTCTTCGGAGTGCGCGTCTCGGGTCGGCTCTCCCTGGGGTCTCTGCGCTTGTGCGGCCTGGTGAACGCGTGTTTTCGCGTGGTGAgtcggctgctgccgccgttcgcctttcttctcctcgtcttcgcgacGGCAGTCTACTTCGCGGTGGCGCAGCCCGCGATgcagctcgcggcctcgaaggCCAGTAGCACCCCGTTTCCGCTCCTCCTGCCGCAGCTGATTCATCCGCCGCTGAcgcctgaagaagaggacgcgagtCCTGCGGAGAGCTGCGCGGGGGAGACCCCgacgcccggcgccgcggcgcggctgctgttcGCGGTTGGGcatctcctcgccgcggtgCCGCTCTGCACGTATTTCGGTCTGTTTCTTCTTTTTAACGTTCTTTACAACTTTTACTTCGCGTGCGCggtcgacgccggcgcgccgccggtgctCGAGGCCGTTAAGCGTGACGAGGAAACAGGATTCGCCGAGGAAATCTTCGTTTACAcgacagctgcaggcgagaagagggccgtgtcgcttctccgcgccgccgccgcgggcagTGACGCGGCGCCAGAGCTGTGggagaggccggcggcctgcgagcgCAGCGTTGtcctgccgccgcactcgGGCGGCGAGCCTGCGGAGAGTTCCAAATGCCGCAaagcagggcggcggcggacggaagccgcgcgagaagaagcggagacgcagacagagaaaggagacagcaggaGCGGACTCTCGCTTGACACGTCCCCCTCCacggctgcgtcgtcgccgggTGTCGCGGCGACTgagctcgtcgcgcgcgcggcgcaggacgcggccgcggcggtcgccgcaaGCCGACGCGAGGGGgaggcagaaggccgcgcacTAGACagcggtctcctcgcctgcgccgagagcttcgcgctgcctgcctcccgGGCGGCCGTCTCAgcgccgggcgcgggggTTGCGGAGCTCGCGAAGCGGATCAGAAACGCCGCGTCTACGTGCccatcttcctcttctctctcttcgatgcgctcggcgtcgccagcgcgctcggcgccggtatgctcctcgtctgcggaaGAAGCTGCCGGTCTGTCGGCGGATCTGTTGtctgcttccgcggcttcttctgcggcgtcgctttcGCTCGCGGTTGGgtgtgcggcgtcttctccgcagcggctTTCAGCGCCCacgtcgtcgctgcttccgcaCTGCGGGAAGTGCGGCGCCGTgaggcctccgcggacgCACCACTGTCGCGTCTGCAGTCGCTGCGTGCTGCGGCAGGACCATCACTGCCCGTGGTTGGGTCAGTGCGTAGGGCTCCACAAtcgccgcttcttcgtcctgtttctctttttcctctttctcctgaTGATCTTCTCGCTCTGGAGCATGCGCTTCGCGCTCTTTGgtgccttcgccttccgaAAAatcgccgcagagagccgcgcacaccacgcccgcgtcgcgctggagcagctcgcggtcatgcggcgcatgcgcttcaTCCAGCGCGAGCTGGAAGGCACACTCAGTCCGtgggagaaggaagaagaagaggcgcaggcggccaaCGAGCCGCTGGACGGTCAGgagctcctcctccagccgcTGGTTTCCGCCGGGCAAGATGCACAGCTGCTGCCCCTGGGCGACGGCCCGCGAGacctccgcggcttcctcagtctcctcttttccttctcgcttcAGCGGCTGCTCTTTTTTCCGCTGGCGCTGGTCAATGTCCTGTTCGCGCCagcccgaggcgcgcaggacggcgcTCCGCCCACGttctcgcggcgcgtcttcagcgcggaagaagaaagagacatCCGCGCGCTCGTCGACGCACTTGTCGCGACCCTCGAAAAGAGACACGGCGGGGAGAcagagcgaagcggcgcgcagagcgggGACTTCGTTTCTGCTGCGGTCGCTGAAGTGcggggagaagacgcgccggcgacttctccgccgcctgagcGAGCCGTCCGCGACGCAGCCCAGGAAGCTTttcggctcgcgcggcggttCGCAGAGCAGACAGTGGGGCCTGCTCCGtactcgcgcgcgacgctcgccgcagtcgaggtgctgctgcgctgcgagcagcaggcggcggacggcgagaggcgcggcggcgacgcgccctgGGCTTGGCAGGTCTGGTGCAGACATGCAGTGCTTTTTGTGGGCATCCTCGCGCTCAACGTCGGcgtcgcgaccgccgcgctgctcacCCTGCAGATCTACCTCCTCCTGGGCAACCAGACGACTGTCGAGCTGCAC ATTaactgcgcgacgcggcggcggctccgcgatTCGCCGCtcccccctgcggcgccggcctcttcctccgcgccttctgaCGTCCTGGGCGGTGTATGTAGAGCTGCGGCTTGCGACTCTGGGACACGATCCggggaagacgccgcggagcttcGCGGCTCTGTGACGGCGCGCGACCTCTCGCTGCTtggctttctctccctctgtctgcggtcggcgtcgccctcggcgctgcTACCCTTTCACCGGGGCGTGCGGAGGAACTTGCGCGAAGTCTTTGGGCCTTCGCAgtttcctctcttcctcttcccgtacctggcgcggccgccggaggTCTCCGCCGAAGAGctgctgggcggcgcggcggcgcgcggtgcgGCTCGGCAGAAACCTGAGTGA
- a CDS encoding hypothetical protein (encoded by transcript BESB_049800): MGCAASGHRCFSDDYVLGRKLATGTFTQTRMCTERRTGEERAVKIRSQPYSEADCRFEVELLSELNFAGRVPRFARSQTASRSFRPPDGVDAEQSVRGIAHILRFFGAYCEKAFFCEVFELCEGGELMALDPTEEVTEAVVRQWIRQLLLAVEALHVRSIVHRNVNPTSVLLREESRKTVKLGGFGLACRISRGELLKEACGSSSYLAPEMLIGNYGRKVDVWAVGVILYVFLFGRLPFVARDTFHLFKSIIEDEPRWTYTSTRELLACHRFSSCDSFSSETLLRATSGTFRGSCKTDISEGGEGGEGGAGGAGGTGGTGGTGGTGEQRRDSHFLRPPVPSFEHAPVSATAPSQLAHEALEGRSPSKREEDAKAEGLSDGNAESACGDAEAASLQPNEAAGGGGEGGAGSAPPSPKVGEARERDGGRAGSRDAPEPQAKARQGWWQAGDDDDDDYAPNPLAVELCKLLLTKNFLSRPTATEALTHPWLREENWADGNPGRTLPNSLCRRIAMCNSEQYLREGSMQSFNVGAESMESTFDAESVYRRPPAGFSPPAPSVLGERMPLTGKLAMFQSPADGAAARLRGASAASSRLEPSATTQTSLGGGAGSGETSYKAYLAAGTLLQSASFAEKARDPGDDSDPALGVAAPGARGETAEGRGLGRAEPAEFSGAARPLGSPARPARFTPKRSNLTDAAAKASPSSAGRRDNENGRRAEGGGGGVGEEGDDEAAPAAGAAAGGLRRNRTGEPRRTATGRSSAVRSAAVGDGAFEPGGRGNTLASAFMRAKTKTPAPRQRLQENAYGAYQADVVRVRIS; encoded by the exons ATGGGGTGTGCCGCCAGCGGACATCGGTGCTTCAGCGACGACTACGTCCTGGGTCGAAAGCTGGCCACCGGA ACGttcacgcagacgcgcatgtGCACAGAGCGGCGAACCGGGGAGGAGCGCGCCGTGAAGATCCGCAGCCAGCCCTACTCCGAGGCGGACTGCCGCTTTGAAGTGGAGTTGCTGAGTGAGTTGAACTTTGCGGGGCGGGTgcctcgcttcgcgcggTCGCAGACTGCCTCGCGATCCTTCAGGCCGCCCGACGGAGTCGACGCAGAGCAAAGCGTGCGCGGCATCGCGCAcatcctccgcttcttcggcgcctaCTGCGAAAAAGCTTTCTTCTGCGAAGTCTTCGAGCTATGCGA AGGGGGCGAGCTGATGGCGCTAGATCCGACAGAGGAAGTGACTGAGGCCGTTGTCCGCCAGTGGATTcgtcagctgctgctggctgTCGAGGCGCTCCACGTCCGCTCCATCGTGCATCG GAACGTCAATCCGACGagcgtgctgctgcgcgaggagagccgCAAAACAGTCAAGCTCGGAGGCTTTGG TTTGGCATGCCGGATTTCTCGCGGGGAGCTCTTGAAGGAGGCGTGCGGGTCGAGTTCCTACTTGGCGCCTGAGATGTTGATTGGCAACTACGGGCGGAAGGTGGACGTCTGGGCGGTCGGGGTGATTCTCTACGTGTTTCTCTTTGGGCGGCTGCCCTTCGTAGCCCGCGACACATTCCACCTCTTCAAGAGCATCATCGAGGACGAGCCTCGGTGGACGTACACCTCGACGCGTGAACTCCTCGCTTGCCAccgcttcagcagctgcgactcgttttcctccgagacgctgcttcgcgcgacCTCGGGAACCTTCCGCGGCTCCTGCAAGACCGACAtcagcgaaggcggcgagggcggcgagggcggcgcaggcggcgcaggcggcacaGGCGGCACAGGCGGCACAGGCGGCacaggcgagcagcgccgcgacagccacttcctgcggccgccggtgCCCAGTTTTGAGCAcgcgccggtctccgccaccgcgccctcgcagctcgCCCACGAGGCCCTCGAGGGCCGATCTCCGTCCAAGCGTGAGGAAGATGCAAAGGCTGAGGGCCTTAGTGACGgcaacgcagagagcgcatgcggcgacgcagaggccgcgtcgctccagcCAAACGAAGCAgcagggggcggaggcgaaggaggtgCGGGaagcgcgcctccctcgccgaaGGTCGGTGAAgctcgcgagcgcgacggcgggcgtgcagggagcagagacgcgcccgagccgcaggcgaaggcccgcCAGGGCTGGTggcaggcgggcgacgacgacgacgacgactaCGCGCCGAAtcctctcgccgtcgagctCTGCAAACTGCTGCTCACGAAGAACTTCCTCAGCCGCCCAACCGCCACCGAGGCCCTCACCCATCCCTGGCTCCGCGAAG agaACTGGGCGGACGGAAACCCGGGACGTACCCTCCCTAACAGCCTCTGCCG ACGCATCGCCATGTGCAACTCAGAGCAATACCTGCGCGAGGGGTCGATGCAGAGTTTCAACGTCGGCGCCGAGTCGATGGAGTCCACCTTCG ATGCAGAGTCCGTCTACCGGCGTCCCCCGGCTGGCTTcagcccgccggcgccgagcgtGCTGGGCGAGCGGATGCCGCTGACGGGGAAGCTCGCGATGTTTCAGTCGCCGGCAgatggcgcggcggcgcgtctccgcggggcgtctgcggcctcgtcgcggctgGAGCcttcggcgacgacgcagacctCGCTgggtggcggcgcagggagTGGGGAGACGTCCTACAAGGCGTACCTTGCGGCGggcacgctgctgcagagtgcATCCTTCGCGGAGAAGGCCCGCGACCCTGGCGACGACTCCGACCCCGCCCTCGGCGTGGCCGCCCCcggggcgcggggggagacggcggagggccGGGGGCTGGGAAGGGCGGAGCCCGCGGAGTTTtcgggggcggcgaggcccttggggtcgccggcgcggccggctCGGTTCACGCCGAAGCGCTCCAACCTGActgacgcggcggcgaaggcgtcgccgaGCAGCGCGGGCAGACGCGACAACGAGaacgggcgccgcgcagagggcggaggcggaggcgttgGAGAGGAGGGGGATGATgaggctgcgcccgcggcgggggcggcggcgggcgggctCCGGCGCAACCGGACGGGCGAGCCGAGGCGGACAGCGACGGGGAGGAGCTCTGCGGTGCGGTCTGCCGCGGTTGGAGACGGCGCGTTCGAGCCCGGCGGCAGAGGGAACACACTCGCTAGCGCCTTCATGCGGGCCAAAACGAAAACGCCCGCCCCCCGACAGCGCTTGCAGGAGAACGCGTACGGCGCCTACCAAGCAGACGTCGTCCGCGTTCGAATTTCTTAA
- a CDS encoding hypothetical protein (encoded by transcript BESB_049810), whose amino-acid sequence MQPNASILLYRRCARSCISHARGDAKREAACISLSNAQQGARRGEFRERTKKSRKSGEINLLSSKKREQEDEPRASPFDARQHHHLTPSEGRRTALAHETYGQDDNKEKQRSQTGGKGAARRGMVQKAAHDNEEAVLKETRRTTRVTPRLSRQREHAA is encoded by the coding sequence ATGCAGCCGAACGCGAGTATCCTGCTGTAcagacgctgcgcgcgcagctgcatctCTCATGCTCGTGGAGATGCGAAGAGAGAAGCTGCCTGTATCAGCTTGTCAAACGCGCAGcaaggcgctcggcgcggagagTTCAGAGAGCGCACCAAAAAAAGCCGAAAGAGCGGAGAAATCAACTTGCTGAGCTCGAAGAAACGTGAACAGGAGGACGaaccgcgcgcctctcccttcgACGCTCGACAGCACCATCACCTGACACCAAGTGAAGGCCGGCGCACAGCTCTCGCTCACGAAACGTATGGACAAGACGACAACAAAGAAAAACAAAGAAGCCAGACAGGAGGAAAAGGCGCTGCAAGGCGAGGGATGGTGCAAAAGGCCGCACACGACAACGAAGAGGCTGTGCTCAAGGaaacgcggaggacgacgcgggtCACGCCGAGGctcagccgccagcgcgagcaCGCTGCCTGA
- a CDS encoding beta-tubulin (encoded by transcript BESB_049820): protein MREIVHVQGGQCGNQIGAKFWEVISDEHGIDPTGTYCGDSDLQLERINVFYNEATGGRFVPRAVLMDLEPGTMDSVRAGPFGQLFRPDNFVFGQTGAGNNWAKGHYTEGAELIDSVLDVVRKEAEGCDCLQGFQITHSLGGGTGSGMGTLLISKVREEYPDRIMETFSVFPSPKVSDTVVEPYNATLSVHQLVENADEVQVIDNEALYDICFRTLKLTTPTYGDLNHLVSAAMSGVTCCLRFPGQLNSDLRKLAVNLIPFPRLHFFLIGFAPLTSRGSQQYRALSVPELTQQMFDAKNMMCASDPRHGRYLTASAMFRGRMSTKEVDEQMLNVQNKNSSYFVEWIPNNMKSSVCDIPPKGLKMSVTFVGNSTAIQEMFKRVSDQFTAMFRRKAFLHWYTGEGMDEMEFTEAESNMNDLVSEYQQYQDATAEEEGEFEEEEGEMGAEEGA from the exons ATGAGAGAAATCGTCCACGTCCAGGGTGGCCAGTGCGGCAACCAAATCGGTGCCAAATTCTGGGAAGTCATCTCGGATGAGCACGGCATTGATCCG aCCGGTACCTACTGTGGAGACAGCGACCTCCAGTTGGAGCGCATCAACGTCTTCTACAATGAAGCTACCGGCGGACGCTTcgtgcctcgcgccgtcCTGATGGACTTGGAGCCAGGCACGATGGACAGCGTGCGCGCAGGCCCCTTTGGCCAGCTCTTCCGCCCCGACAACTTTGTCTTTGGCCAGACTGGCGCTGGCAACAACTGGGCGAAGGGGCACTACACTGAGGGCGCGGAGCTGATTGACTCCGTCCTCGACGTCGTTCgcaaggaggcggagggctgTGACTGTCTGCAGGGATTCCAAATTACCCACAGTCTCGGTGGCGGTACCGGAAGTGGCATGGGTACGCTCTTGATCAGCAAGGTGCGCGAGGAGTACCCCGACAGAATCATGGAGACTTTCTCCGTCTTCCCCTCCCCCAAGGTCTCCGACACCGTCGTCGAGCCCTACAACGCCACCCTCTCGGTGCACCAGCTCGTGGAGAACGCGGACGAGGTCCAGGTCATCGACAACGAGGCACTGTACGATATTTGCTTCCGCACCCTGAAGCTCACCACGCCAACGTACGGAGACCTGAACCACCTTGTCAGTGCCGCGATGTCGGGCGTCacctgctgcctgcgcttcCCGGGTCAGCTCAACAGCGACCTGCGCAAGTTGGCCGTGAACCTCATTCCCTTCCCTCGCCTGCACTTCTTCCTCATTGGCTTCGCGCCTCTCACCAGTCGCGGCAGCCAGCAGTACCGCGCCCTCAGCGTCCCGGAGCTCACGCAGCAGATGTTCGACGCGAAGAACATGATGTGTGCCTCCGACCCCCGCCACGGTCGCTACCTCACCGCCTCCGCAATGTTCCGCGGCCGCATGTCCACCAAGGAAGTTGACGAGCAGATGCTCAACGTCCAGAACAAGAACTCATCCTACTTCGTCGAGTGGATCCCCAACAACATGAAGTCCAGCGTCTGCGATATCCCCCCCAAGGGACTCAAGATGTCTGTCACCTTCGTCGGAAACTCAACCGCCATCCAGGAGATGTTCAAGCGCGTCTCCGACCAGTTCACTGCCATGTTCAGGCGCAAGGCTTTCTTGCACTG gTACACTGGCGAGGGTATGGACGAAATGGAGTTCACTGAGGCCGAGTCCAACATGAACGACTTGGTGTCCGAATACCAGCAGTACCAG GACGCcactgcggaggaggaaggcgagttcgaggaagaagagggcgaaaTGGGCGCTGAGGAAGGTGCGTAG
- a CDS encoding hypothetical protein (encoded by transcript BESB_049830), producing MKIDVRVIDLRDDKEHTAIVESWETVRTIKNLIEDSTGVPAAEQHYYLGDELIEDSMPADQLRLAAKAAGRLPPDDRDKRKVVEVTMFAGKGPVDFDDMVYQDVIKKLRTHEIIMKRINIRLHKDNDDEKYIFNVDASLLTVDNLKRDLIKCLGPSSFTGLTTDNILLYARQVQPGKPLEGLEIQECIGPRPALDVEVYPMHPEMTLLCKVKKWGLSTKEQFEVKVQDHLLLKDLKKLLVNRLQKSENPQVQQRNYTVENLKFKLNGKSINPARESRLRRRYGIPTDDLWLRAFNIKEGSHIVIPL from the exons ATGAAGATCGACGTACGAGTCATCGACCTTCGAGACGATAAGGAACACACGGCGATTGTCGAATCATGGGAAACAGTCAGAACGATAAAGAATCTG ATCGAAGACTCGACAGGAGTCCCCGCGGCAGAGCAGCACTACTATCTTGGAGATGAACTAATTGAAGATTCGATGCCGGCAGACCAGCTCCGCCTAGCAGCCAAAGCCGCGGGTCGTCTTCCTCCCGACGACA GAGACAAAAGAAAAGTCGTCGAGGTCACGATGTTTGCCGGTAAAGGACCTGTAGATTTCGATGACATGGTTTACCAGG ACGTCATCAAAAAACTGCGCACTCATGAGATTATTATGAAGCGTATTAATATCCGGTTACACAAGGACAATGACGACGAAAAATACATTTTCAATGTCGACGCTTCACTCCTAACT GTTGACAACCTCAAACGGGATTTGATCAAGTGCCTTGGTCCGTCATCCTTTACTGGTTTAACAACTGATAACATCTTGCTGTATGCTCGACAAGTACAGCCGGGGAAACCATTGGAG GGACTAGAAATACAAGAATGTATCGGTCCTCGGCCAGCTCTCGACGTTGAGGTCTACCCAATGCACCCGGAAATGACTCTGCTGTGCAAAGTGAAGAAGT GGGGTTTGAGCACGAAAGAACAGTTTGAAGTCAAAGTGCAGGACCACCTTCTTCTCAAAGATTTGAAAAAACTGCTAGTGAACCGCCTTCAGAAGTCGGAAAACCCACAGGTCCAACAGAGGAACTATACAGTGGAGAACCTGAAGTTCAAGCTCAAC GGTAAATCGATTAACCCAGCCCGCGAATCACGGCTAAGGCGACGATATGGAATTCCCACTGACGACCTGTGGCTCCGAGCTTTCAATATCAAAGAAGGCTCTCACATTGTCATTCCCTTGTAG